Proteins from a genomic interval of Candidatus Korarchaeum sp.:
- the uppS gene encoding di-trans,poly-cis-decaprenylcistransferase → MGLLNAIYRVARFLGMPFYLRYLESVVREGPIPKHVALILDGNRRFAIKRNLSWLEGYRIGANKTRELLEWLLDLGIEHVTLFAFSTENFRRPRDQVEAVFRAMEEKLLELKENISTLKERGVSFRIVGRKDMLPEGIRRMAEEIEASTSGSSKTLNLAVAYGGRAEIVDAVRKIARKVREGVLDPDEIDDDVIRMHLYAPDLPDPDLIIRTSGEERLSNFLLWQSAYSELYFCEVYLPELRKVDLLRAIRDYQRRKRRFGS, encoded by the coding sequence TTGGGGCTACTAAACGCGATCTATAGGGTAGCTAGATTCTTAGGGATGCCCTTCTACTTGAGGTACTTAGAATCTGTAGTTAGGGAGGGACCTATCCCGAAGCATGTCGCTCTAATACTAGATGGGAACAGGAGGTTCGCTATTAAGAGGAACTTGAGCTGGCTCGAAGGATATAGGATCGGGGCGAATAAGACTAGAGAGCTCCTTGAATGGTTGCTCGATCTAGGGATTGAGCATGTGACTTTATTCGCTTTCTCAACTGAGAACTTCAGGAGGCCCAGGGATCAAGTGGAAGCTGTCTTCAGAGCTATGGAGGAGAAACTGCTCGAGCTCAAGGAGAATATAAGCACTCTCAAGGAGAGAGGGGTCTCATTCAGGATAGTCGGGAGGAAGGATATGCTACCAGAGGGGATAAGGAGGATGGCTGAGGAGATAGAAGCTTCTACATCGGGATCGAGTAAGACACTGAACTTAGCGGTAGCTTATGGGGGAAGGGCTGAGATAGTTGATGCTGTGAGGAAGATAGCGAGGAAAGTGAGAGAGGGTGTTTTGGATCCAGATGAGATAGATGATGATGTTATAAGGATGCACCTATATGCTCCAGATCTACCGGACCCAGATCTAATAATAAGGACATCGGGGGAGGAGAGGCTCAGCAACTTCCTGCTCTGGCAATCGGCTTACTCAGAGTTGTACTTCTGCGAGGTCTACTTGCCAGAGCTGAGGAAAGTGGATCTGCTGAGGGCTATAAGGGATTATCAGAGGAGGAAGAGGAGGTTTGGATCCTAG
- a CDS encoding type I 3-dehydroquinate dehydratase yields the protein MYLKIVATLSDPDDLRENIERAFKMGADLVELRVDLIWEELPSADSLNSLIRGFNDRIIITYRSRAHGGEGDPQDAEWLRSVSKICGYVDVEYENSRIGIENAILSWHDPRGTPSYEELLSICEELLSLGNIAKVVTYARDEREAYRVLSLYKLGYRGRLVAFSMGERGSFSRRLSAALGSPLIYSYLGRAAAEGQISLDEAILLKELLS from the coding sequence ATGTACTTGAAGATAGTGGCGACCCTGAGCGATCCCGATGATCTGAGGGAGAATATAGAGAGGGCATTTAAGATGGGAGCTGACTTAGTCGAGCTCAGAGTGGATCTAATTTGGGAAGAGCTTCCATCCGCGGATTCCTTGAACAGCTTGATACGAGGGTTCAACGATAGGATAATAATTACCTATAGGAGCAGAGCTCACGGTGGTGAAGGGGATCCTCAAGATGCGGAGTGGCTGAGATCCGTATCGAAGATATGTGGGTACGTGGATGTCGAATATGAGAACTCCAGAATCGGGATAGAGAATGCTATACTCTCTTGGCACGATCCAAGAGGTACTCCCAGTTACGAGGAGCTCCTCTCTATATGCGAGGAGTTGCTCTCCTTAGGGAATATAGCCAAGGTAGTGACTTACGCGAGAGATGAGAGGGAAGCTTATAGAGTACTCTCCCTCTACAAACTCGGGTATAGGGGGAGGCTAGTCGCTTTCTCGATGGGGGAGAGGGGTTCATTCAGTAGGAGGCTCTCTGCTGCTCTGGGATCCCCCCTCATATATTCTTACTTGGGCAGAGCGGCTGCGGAGGGGCAGATCAGTTTAGATGAAGCGATCCTCCTCAAGGAATTACTCTCTTGA
- a CDS encoding Lrp/AsnC family transcriptional regulator → MDEMDRKILSILVKNSRTPFTEIAEQLGVSEATVRKRVDKLVSSGVIKKFTIELGEDAMRAIVMIKVRPGYNIPKVAKEIASIEEVMRAYEVTGEYDIVAEVASPDTASLNRTIERIRSNEGVGGTLSMIVLAIW, encoded by the coding sequence ATGGATGAGATGGACAGGAAGATCTTAAGCATATTAGTGAAGAACTCTAGAACTCCTTTCACAGAGATAGCTGAGCAACTCGGAGTCAGTGAAGCGACTGTAAGGAAGAGAGTAGATAAGCTCGTCAGCAGCGGCGTGATAAAGAAGTTCACAATTGAGTTAGGGGAGGACGCGATGCGAGCGATCGTGATGATTAAGGTGAGACCCGGCTATAACATCCCGAAGGTAGCGAAGGAGATAGCTAGCATAGAGGAAGTGATGAGGGCTTATGAAGTCACTGGGGAGTATGACATAGTAGCTGAGGTAGCTAGCCCGGATACAGCTTCCTTGAATAGGACGATAGAGAGGATAAGGAGCAATGAGGGAGTCGGCGGGACCCTGAGCATGATAGTCCTCGCTATATGGTGA
- a CDS encoding dihydroorotate dehydrogenase, with product MSLETEVAGIKLRNPLILASGVLGMTPSLLKRVERAGAGAVTTKTILPRPSRGYENPVVVELPFGMLNAMGLPNPGIDEFEREFREARSYIEIPVIGSAGGNTPEDVAYVAGRLQDCGVDAVELNASCPHVRGHGIEIGSTPELMRELVSEVRRNVKIPIIVKLSPMVPDIVSLGRSAFESGADALNAINTIRAMYIDVEAMTPVLSNKFGGLSGPAIRPIAVRCVYELAGICDVIGTGGVETWRDAVEMMLAGARAVGIGTAIYRRGLGVFEEINRGLESYLMRKGLSLREIIGRARS from the coding sequence TTGAGCCTGGAGACAGAAGTAGCAGGGATAAAACTTAGAAATCCGCTCATTTTAGCTTCCGGTGTACTGGGGATGACCCCTTCCCTCCTCAAGAGAGTCGAGAGAGCTGGGGCCGGAGCTGTAACTACTAAGACTATACTCCCGAGACCCAGCAGGGGTTATGAGAATCCAGTAGTTGTCGAGCTCCCATTCGGGATGCTCAACGCGATGGGCTTACCCAACCCCGGTATAGATGAATTCGAGAGGGAGTTCAGGGAGGCGAGGAGCTATATAGAGATACCTGTCATAGGGAGCGCTGGCGGTAATACGCCTGAGGATGTAGCTTACGTAGCTGGGAGGCTCCAGGATTGCGGGGTCGATGCCGTGGAGTTGAACGCATCGTGCCCTCACGTGAGGGGGCACGGTATCGAGATAGGGTCCACACCAGAGCTCATGAGGGAGCTAGTCTCCGAAGTCAGGAGGAACGTTAAGATACCTATAATCGTGAAACTCTCCCCTATGGTCCCGGATATAGTTAGCTTAGGGAGGAGCGCTTTCGAGTCAGGAGCTGACGCTCTAAACGCGATAAACACTATTAGGGCTATGTACATAGATGTCGAAGCTATGACTCCCGTCCTCTCAAATAAGTTCGGTGGGCTCAGCGGTCCAGCTATAAGGCCCATAGCTGTTAGATGCGTCTACGAGCTAGCTGGGATATGCGATGTTATAGGGACCGGTGGCGTCGAGACTTGGAGGGATGCCGTGGAGATGATGCTAGCGGGAGCTAGAGCAGTCGGTATAGGGACGGCTATCTACAGGAGGGGCCTAGGGGTATTCGAGGAGATAAACAGGGGTTTGGAATCCTACTTAATGAGGAAAGGGTTGAGCTTGAGGGAGATAATAGGTAGAGCGAGGAGTTGA
- a CDS encoding 2-amino-3,7-dideoxy-D-threo-hept-6-ulosonate synthase, translating into MLGKEVRLSRIMRGDRILCIPMDHGVTDGPIKGLTDINWIVNEVAKGGATCVVLHKGMIKALRNAKIPFLMHMSASTSLGPEPNRKVRVASVVEAVRLGADGVSVHVNIGGERSEPEMLEKLGSVASEADEFGMPLLAMMYARGPNIKDKFDPKVISHVARVGAELGADIVKVPYTGDPESFKEVTRCVSVPVIIAGGPKMDSEREVLEMVEGAMRGGAAGVSIGRNVFQYERPASMVRAIASIIFDGLSAEEAMDVLEDSGDPERSR; encoded by the coding sequence ATGCTGGGGAAGGAGGTAAGGCTCTCAAGGATAATGAGGGGCGATAGGATATTATGCATACCCATGGATCACGGTGTGACGGACGGCCCGATAAAGGGGCTAACGGATATCAATTGGATCGTTAACGAAGTAGCTAAGGGGGGAGCCACTTGCGTCGTCCTCCATAAGGGGATGATAAAGGCCCTGAGGAACGCTAAGATCCCCTTCCTCATGCACATGTCAGCTAGCACATCCCTCGGGCCCGAGCCAAACAGGAAGGTGAGAGTGGCCAGCGTAGTTGAGGCAGTCAGGTTAGGGGCAGATGGCGTGAGCGTCCACGTAAACATAGGAGGGGAGAGGAGCGAGCCTGAGATGTTGGAGAAGCTCGGATCTGTCGCTTCTGAGGCTGATGAATTCGGCATGCCCCTTCTAGCTATGATGTACGCTAGAGGGCCTAACATCAAGGATAAGTTCGATCCCAAGGTTATCTCGCATGTAGCTAGAGTTGGGGCTGAGTTGGGAGCTGATATAGTCAAAGTTCCTTACACGGGGGATCCGGAGAGCTTCAAGGAGGTGACTAGGTGTGTGAGCGTCCCAGTGATAATAGCCGGGGGCCCCAAGATGGACAGCGAGAGAGAAGTCCTTGAGATGGTTGAGGGAGCTATGAGAGGGGGAGCAGCTGGTGTATCCATAGGGAGGAACGTCTTCCAGTATGAGAGACCGGCTAGCATGGTTAGGGCTATAGCTTCGATAATCTTCGATGGTCTGAGCGCGGAGGAGGCGATGGATGTACTTGAAGATAGTGGCGACCCTGAGCGATCCCGATGA